One Engystomops pustulosus chromosome 7, aEngPut4.maternal, whole genome shotgun sequence DNA window includes the following coding sequences:
- the SPATA7 gene encoding spermatogenesis-associated protein 7 isoform X5, giving the protein MSPGAATHDSSCHGGARAGSRTPSIPRCGISSPFRGHLSTKSNDSDQQRRERMKKEVDRLERTSSHSASSSRPHSRDGIDSMIHRKDPYEPHSSPFRHSPYSDPGPIYSPCSFISSPRHLRSPAHTGELHGRHPQFSRLHSDLSNTTAWSSPCKFQDNQTKTYNGDLLEKHSHHFNKERPFTPRTLKTQAKSTLAQSRYYTPPRRKRRGAEAETQTDLSSFQCTSQTMEGESSAVRNQVITNEDLLLSDGDEEGPGEQYSFSRLSPCDFKSPSPTLRKIHSEEEELAYLKFVADVTNEILTLGLFSDRVLDQVFQRHLEENRHRLDEGKMQHLLDILRADLDFKEESPLKSSESHSSTRGFTSSSWDEVINGSTNEEASSFLITAQRVKSLPYMDEKAGKLQLQVDALTELDPRDTEQEHGESVPISSDDQHKNDSVQMGHDRGDLAPQLSHENFLSSLDDTGLEDNKGSTEHEDDHLEMLKEPPEDNLQLETSDSHQNSKAFQSSSNISKNTDDFETLEELKSFADVVQVSKEDDNSSISDPEEDWALETNNQTSS; this is encoded by the exons GGTCACGGACTCCCTCCATTCCCAGGTGCGGAATATCAAGCCCATTCCGGGGACACCTCAGTACAAAGAGTAATG ACAGTGACCAGCAGAGACGGGAAAGGATGAAGAAGGAGGTAGACCGACTAGAGAGGACATCGTCACACTCGGCTTCTTCTTCTCGTCCTCACTCCAGGGATGGCATTGATTCTATGATACACAGGAAG GATCCCTACGAGCCACACTCTTCCCCCTTCAGACATTCACCATATTCAGACCCTGGACCCATTTACTCGCCTTGTTCCTTCATCTCCTCTCCAAGACACCTCAGGTCTCCTGCCCACACTGGCGAGCTGCATGGAAGGCACCCCCAGTTCTCTAGACTGCACTCTGACCTCAGCAACACCACTGCCTGGTCCAGTCCCTGCAAGTTCCAGGACAACCAAACAAAGACCTACAATGGGGATCTGCTGGAGAAACACTCCCATCATTTCAACAAGGAGCGCCCCTTCACACCCCGTACTTTGAAGACCCAGGCCAAGTCAACATTAGCCCAATCTCGCTATTACACCCCacccaggaggaagaggaggggggcagaggcagAGACCCAGACCGATCTCAGCAG TTTTCAGTGCACATCACAGACAATGGAGGGAGAATCCTCAGCAGTCAGAAATCAG gtAATAACCAATGAAGATCTGCTGCTGAGTGATGGAGATGAAGAGGGACCAGGAGAGCAATATTCTTTCTCCAG GTTATCTCCCTGTGATTTCAAGTCTCCTTCTCCCACACTGCGGAAGATTCACTCTGA AGAGGAAGAATTGGCGTACCTGAAATTTGTGGCAGATGTAACCAATGAAATCCTGACTCTCGGACTGTTTTCGGACAG GGTTCTAGATCAAGTGTTTCAACGACATCTAGAAGAAAACCGACATAGACTAGATGAG GGTAAAATGCAGCACTTGCTGGACATTCTTAGAGCAGATTTAGACTTTAAGGAAGAAAGCCCCTTAAAGTCATCTGAGAGCCACTCAAGCACCAGAGGATTCACCAGTTCCTCTTGGGATGAGGTTATAAATGGGAGCACCAATGAAGAGGCCTCCTCTTTTCTAATCACCGCCCAACGTGTGAAGTCTCTACCGTACATGGATGAAAAAGCTGGAAAGCTCCAACTACAAGTTGATGCCCTCACTGAGCTAGATCCAAGGGACactgagcaggagcatggagagagtGTCCCAATAAGTTCAGATGATCAACACAAAAATGACAGTGTCCAAATGGGTCATGATCGAGGTGACCTCGCCCCTCAGCTGTCACATGAGAACTTCCTCTCTTCTCTGGATGACACAGGTCTAGAAGACAACAAAGGGTCTACAGAGCATGAAGATGACCATCTGGAGATGTTGAAGGAACCCCCTGAGGACAATCTCCAGTTGGAGACCTCTGATAGCCATCAGAACTCAAAGGCCTTTCAGAGCTCCAGCAATATTTCTAAAAATACAGATGACTTTGAGACTCTTGAAGAACTGAAGAGTTTTGCTGATGTTGTCCAGGTCTCCAAGGAGGATGATAACTCCAGTATCTCGGATCCAGAAGAGGATTGGGCTCTAGAGACTAACAATCAGACTTCTAGCTAA
- the SPATA7 gene encoding spermatogenesis-associated protein 7 isoform X3: MSPGAATHDSSCHGGARAGSRTPSIPRCGISSPFRGHLSTKSNAFCIGQSSRLSDQYRVRDHMLIHYNKILSAKAAVDCSVPKSMMKSIKYSDQQRRERMKKEVDRLERTSSHSASSSRPHSRDGIDSMIHRKDPYEPHSSPFRHSPYSDPGPIYSPCSFISSPRHLRSPAHTGELHGRHPQFSRLHSDLSNTTAWSSPCKFQDNQTKTYNGDLLEKHSHHFNKERPFTPRTLKTQAKSTLAQSRYYTPPRRKRRGAEAETQTDLSSFQCTSQTMEGESSAVRNQVITNEDLLLSDGDEEGPGEQYSFSRLSPCDFKSPSPTLRKIHSEVLDQVFQRHLEENRHRLDEGKMQHLLDILRADLDFKEESPLKSSESHSSTRGFTSSSWDEVINGSTNEEASSFLITAQRVKSLPYMDEKAGKLQLQVDALTELDPRDTEQEHGESVPISSDDQHKNDSVQMGHDRGDLAPQLSHENFLSSLDDTGLEDNKGSTEHEDDHLEMLKEPPEDNLQLETSDSHQNSKAFQSSSNISKNTDDFETLEELKSFADVVQVSKEDDNSSISDPEEDWALETNNQTSS, encoded by the exons GGTCACGGACTCCCTCCATTCCCAGGTGCGGAATATCAAGCCCATTCCGGGGACACCTCAGTACAAAGAGTAATG CTTTTTGCATCGGCCAGAGCAGCCGGCTGAGTGACCAGTATCGGGTCCGGGACCACATGCTGATCCACTACAATAAAATCCTCTCAGCTAAAG ctGCTGTTGATTGTTCTGTTCCAAAAAGTATGATGAAAAGCATAAAAT ACAGTGACCAGCAGAGACGGGAAAGGATGAAGAAGGAGGTAGACCGACTAGAGAGGACATCGTCACACTCGGCTTCTTCTTCTCGTCCTCACTCCAGGGATGGCATTGATTCTATGATACACAGGAAG GATCCCTACGAGCCACACTCTTCCCCCTTCAGACATTCACCATATTCAGACCCTGGACCCATTTACTCGCCTTGTTCCTTCATCTCCTCTCCAAGACACCTCAGGTCTCCTGCCCACACTGGCGAGCTGCATGGAAGGCACCCCCAGTTCTCTAGACTGCACTCTGACCTCAGCAACACCACTGCCTGGTCCAGTCCCTGCAAGTTCCAGGACAACCAAACAAAGACCTACAATGGGGATCTGCTGGAGAAACACTCCCATCATTTCAACAAGGAGCGCCCCTTCACACCCCGTACTTTGAAGACCCAGGCCAAGTCAACATTAGCCCAATCTCGCTATTACACCCCacccaggaggaagaggaggggggcagaggcagAGACCCAGACCGATCTCAGCAG TTTTCAGTGCACATCACAGACAATGGAGGGAGAATCCTCAGCAGTCAGAAATCAG gtAATAACCAATGAAGATCTGCTGCTGAGTGATGGAGATGAAGAGGGACCAGGAGAGCAATATTCTTTCTCCAG GTTATCTCCCTGTGATTTCAAGTCTCCTTCTCCCACACTGCGGAAGATTCACTCTGA GGTTCTAGATCAAGTGTTTCAACGACATCTAGAAGAAAACCGACATAGACTAGATGAG GGTAAAATGCAGCACTTGCTGGACATTCTTAGAGCAGATTTAGACTTTAAGGAAGAAAGCCCCTTAAAGTCATCTGAGAGCCACTCAAGCACCAGAGGATTCACCAGTTCCTCTTGGGATGAGGTTATAAATGGGAGCACCAATGAAGAGGCCTCCTCTTTTCTAATCACCGCCCAACGTGTGAAGTCTCTACCGTACATGGATGAAAAAGCTGGAAAGCTCCAACTACAAGTTGATGCCCTCACTGAGCTAGATCCAAGGGACactgagcaggagcatggagagagtGTCCCAATAAGTTCAGATGATCAACACAAAAATGACAGTGTCCAAATGGGTCATGATCGAGGTGACCTCGCCCCTCAGCTGTCACATGAGAACTTCCTCTCTTCTCTGGATGACACAGGTCTAGAAGACAACAAAGGGTCTACAGAGCATGAAGATGACCATCTGGAGATGTTGAAGGAACCCCCTGAGGACAATCTCCAGTTGGAGACCTCTGATAGCCATCAGAACTCAAAGGCCTTTCAGAGCTCCAGCAATATTTCTAAAAATACAGATGACTTTGAGACTCTTGAAGAACTGAAGAGTTTTGCTGATGTTGTCCAGGTCTCCAAGGAGGATGATAACTCCAGTATCTCGGATCCAGAAGAGGATTGGGCTCTAGAGACTAACAATCAGACTTCTAGCTAA
- the SPATA7 gene encoding spermatogenesis-associated protein 7 isoform X2: MSPGAATHDSSCHGGARAGSRTPSIPRCGISSPFRGHLSTKSNAFCIGQSSRLSDQYRVRDHMLIHYNKILSAKDSDQQRRERMKKEVDRLERTSSHSASSSRPHSRDGIDSMIHRKDPYEPHSSPFRHSPYSDPGPIYSPCSFISSPRHLRSPAHTGELHGRHPQFSRLHSDLSNTTAWSSPCKFQDNQTKTYNGDLLEKHSHHFNKERPFTPRTLKTQAKSTLAQSRYYTPPRRKRRGAEAETQTDLSSFQCTSQTMEGESSAVRNQVITNEDLLLSDGDEEGPGEQYSFSRLSPCDFKSPSPTLRKIHSEEEELAYLKFVADVTNEILTLGLFSDRVLDQVFQRHLEENRHRLDEGKMQHLLDILRADLDFKEESPLKSSESHSSTRGFTSSSWDEVINGSTNEEASSFLITAQRVKSLPYMDEKAGKLQLQVDALTELDPRDTEQEHGESVPISSDDQHKNDSVQMGHDRGDLAPQLSHENFLSSLDDTGLEDNKGSTEHEDDHLEMLKEPPEDNLQLETSDSHQNSKAFQSSSNISKNTDDFETLEELKSFADVVQVSKEDDNSSISDPEEDWALETNNQTSS, from the exons GGTCACGGACTCCCTCCATTCCCAGGTGCGGAATATCAAGCCCATTCCGGGGACACCTCAGTACAAAGAGTAATG CTTTTTGCATCGGCCAGAGCAGCCGGCTGAGTGACCAGTATCGGGTCCGGGACCACATGCTGATCCACTACAATAAAATCCTCTCAGCTAAAG ACAGTGACCAGCAGAGACGGGAAAGGATGAAGAAGGAGGTAGACCGACTAGAGAGGACATCGTCACACTCGGCTTCTTCTTCTCGTCCTCACTCCAGGGATGGCATTGATTCTATGATACACAGGAAG GATCCCTACGAGCCACACTCTTCCCCCTTCAGACATTCACCATATTCAGACCCTGGACCCATTTACTCGCCTTGTTCCTTCATCTCCTCTCCAAGACACCTCAGGTCTCCTGCCCACACTGGCGAGCTGCATGGAAGGCACCCCCAGTTCTCTAGACTGCACTCTGACCTCAGCAACACCACTGCCTGGTCCAGTCCCTGCAAGTTCCAGGACAACCAAACAAAGACCTACAATGGGGATCTGCTGGAGAAACACTCCCATCATTTCAACAAGGAGCGCCCCTTCACACCCCGTACTTTGAAGACCCAGGCCAAGTCAACATTAGCCCAATCTCGCTATTACACCCCacccaggaggaagaggaggggggcagaggcagAGACCCAGACCGATCTCAGCAG TTTTCAGTGCACATCACAGACAATGGAGGGAGAATCCTCAGCAGTCAGAAATCAG gtAATAACCAATGAAGATCTGCTGCTGAGTGATGGAGATGAAGAGGGACCAGGAGAGCAATATTCTTTCTCCAG GTTATCTCCCTGTGATTTCAAGTCTCCTTCTCCCACACTGCGGAAGATTCACTCTGA AGAGGAAGAATTGGCGTACCTGAAATTTGTGGCAGATGTAACCAATGAAATCCTGACTCTCGGACTGTTTTCGGACAG GGTTCTAGATCAAGTGTTTCAACGACATCTAGAAGAAAACCGACATAGACTAGATGAG GGTAAAATGCAGCACTTGCTGGACATTCTTAGAGCAGATTTAGACTTTAAGGAAGAAAGCCCCTTAAAGTCATCTGAGAGCCACTCAAGCACCAGAGGATTCACCAGTTCCTCTTGGGATGAGGTTATAAATGGGAGCACCAATGAAGAGGCCTCCTCTTTTCTAATCACCGCCCAACGTGTGAAGTCTCTACCGTACATGGATGAAAAAGCTGGAAAGCTCCAACTACAAGTTGATGCCCTCACTGAGCTAGATCCAAGGGACactgagcaggagcatggagagagtGTCCCAATAAGTTCAGATGATCAACACAAAAATGACAGTGTCCAAATGGGTCATGATCGAGGTGACCTCGCCCCTCAGCTGTCACATGAGAACTTCCTCTCTTCTCTGGATGACACAGGTCTAGAAGACAACAAAGGGTCTACAGAGCATGAAGATGACCATCTGGAGATGTTGAAGGAACCCCCTGAGGACAATCTCCAGTTGGAGACCTCTGATAGCCATCAGAACTCAAAGGCCTTTCAGAGCTCCAGCAATATTTCTAAAAATACAGATGACTTTGAGACTCTTGAAGAACTGAAGAGTTTTGCTGATGTTGTCCAGGTCTCCAAGGAGGATGATAACTCCAGTATCTCGGATCCAGAAGAGGATTGGGCTCTAGAGACTAACAATCAGACTTCTAGCTAA
- the SPATA7 gene encoding spermatogenesis-associated protein 7 isoform X4 yields MSPGAATHDSSCHGGARAGSRTPSIPRCGISSPFRGHLSTKSNAAVDCSVPKSMMKSIKYSDQQRRERMKKEVDRLERTSSHSASSSRPHSRDGIDSMIHRKDPYEPHSSPFRHSPYSDPGPIYSPCSFISSPRHLRSPAHTGELHGRHPQFSRLHSDLSNTTAWSSPCKFQDNQTKTYNGDLLEKHSHHFNKERPFTPRTLKTQAKSTLAQSRYYTPPRRKRRGAEAETQTDLSSFQCTSQTMEGESSAVRNQVITNEDLLLSDGDEEGPGEQYSFSRLSPCDFKSPSPTLRKIHSEEEELAYLKFVADVTNEILTLGLFSDRVLDQVFQRHLEENRHRLDEGKMQHLLDILRADLDFKEESPLKSSESHSSTRGFTSSSWDEVINGSTNEEASSFLITAQRVKSLPYMDEKAGKLQLQVDALTELDPRDTEQEHGESVPISSDDQHKNDSVQMGHDRGDLAPQLSHENFLSSLDDTGLEDNKGSTEHEDDHLEMLKEPPEDNLQLETSDSHQNSKAFQSSSNISKNTDDFETLEELKSFADVVQVSKEDDNSSISDPEEDWALETNNQTSS; encoded by the exons GGTCACGGACTCCCTCCATTCCCAGGTGCGGAATATCAAGCCCATTCCGGGGACACCTCAGTACAAAGAGTAATG ctGCTGTTGATTGTTCTGTTCCAAAAAGTATGATGAAAAGCATAAAAT ACAGTGACCAGCAGAGACGGGAAAGGATGAAGAAGGAGGTAGACCGACTAGAGAGGACATCGTCACACTCGGCTTCTTCTTCTCGTCCTCACTCCAGGGATGGCATTGATTCTATGATACACAGGAAG GATCCCTACGAGCCACACTCTTCCCCCTTCAGACATTCACCATATTCAGACCCTGGACCCATTTACTCGCCTTGTTCCTTCATCTCCTCTCCAAGACACCTCAGGTCTCCTGCCCACACTGGCGAGCTGCATGGAAGGCACCCCCAGTTCTCTAGACTGCACTCTGACCTCAGCAACACCACTGCCTGGTCCAGTCCCTGCAAGTTCCAGGACAACCAAACAAAGACCTACAATGGGGATCTGCTGGAGAAACACTCCCATCATTTCAACAAGGAGCGCCCCTTCACACCCCGTACTTTGAAGACCCAGGCCAAGTCAACATTAGCCCAATCTCGCTATTACACCCCacccaggaggaagaggaggggggcagaggcagAGACCCAGACCGATCTCAGCAG TTTTCAGTGCACATCACAGACAATGGAGGGAGAATCCTCAGCAGTCAGAAATCAG gtAATAACCAATGAAGATCTGCTGCTGAGTGATGGAGATGAAGAGGGACCAGGAGAGCAATATTCTTTCTCCAG GTTATCTCCCTGTGATTTCAAGTCTCCTTCTCCCACACTGCGGAAGATTCACTCTGA AGAGGAAGAATTGGCGTACCTGAAATTTGTGGCAGATGTAACCAATGAAATCCTGACTCTCGGACTGTTTTCGGACAG GGTTCTAGATCAAGTGTTTCAACGACATCTAGAAGAAAACCGACATAGACTAGATGAG GGTAAAATGCAGCACTTGCTGGACATTCTTAGAGCAGATTTAGACTTTAAGGAAGAAAGCCCCTTAAAGTCATCTGAGAGCCACTCAAGCACCAGAGGATTCACCAGTTCCTCTTGGGATGAGGTTATAAATGGGAGCACCAATGAAGAGGCCTCCTCTTTTCTAATCACCGCCCAACGTGTGAAGTCTCTACCGTACATGGATGAAAAAGCTGGAAAGCTCCAACTACAAGTTGATGCCCTCACTGAGCTAGATCCAAGGGACactgagcaggagcatggagagagtGTCCCAATAAGTTCAGATGATCAACACAAAAATGACAGTGTCCAAATGGGTCATGATCGAGGTGACCTCGCCCCTCAGCTGTCACATGAGAACTTCCTCTCTTCTCTGGATGACACAGGTCTAGAAGACAACAAAGGGTCTACAGAGCATGAAGATGACCATCTGGAGATGTTGAAGGAACCCCCTGAGGACAATCTCCAGTTGGAGACCTCTGATAGCCATCAGAACTCAAAGGCCTTTCAGAGCTCCAGCAATATTTCTAAAAATACAGATGACTTTGAGACTCTTGAAGAACTGAAGAGTTTTGCTGATGTTGTCCAGGTCTCCAAGGAGGATGATAACTCCAGTATCTCGGATCCAGAAGAGGATTGGGCTCTAGAGACTAACAATCAGACTTCTAGCTAA
- the SPATA7 gene encoding spermatogenesis-associated protein 7 isoform X1, translated as MSPGAATHDSSCHGGARAGSRTPSIPRCGISSPFRGHLSTKSNAFCIGQSSRLSDQYRVRDHMLIHYNKILSAKAAVDCSVPKSMMKSIKYSDQQRRERMKKEVDRLERTSSHSASSSRPHSRDGIDSMIHRKDPYEPHSSPFRHSPYSDPGPIYSPCSFISSPRHLRSPAHTGELHGRHPQFSRLHSDLSNTTAWSSPCKFQDNQTKTYNGDLLEKHSHHFNKERPFTPRTLKTQAKSTLAQSRYYTPPRRKRRGAEAETQTDLSSFQCTSQTMEGESSAVRNQVITNEDLLLSDGDEEGPGEQYSFSRLSPCDFKSPSPTLRKIHSEEEELAYLKFVADVTNEILTLGLFSDRVLDQVFQRHLEENRHRLDEGKMQHLLDILRADLDFKEESPLKSSESHSSTRGFTSSSWDEVINGSTNEEASSFLITAQRVKSLPYMDEKAGKLQLQVDALTELDPRDTEQEHGESVPISSDDQHKNDSVQMGHDRGDLAPQLSHENFLSSLDDTGLEDNKGSTEHEDDHLEMLKEPPEDNLQLETSDSHQNSKAFQSSSNISKNTDDFETLEELKSFADVVQVSKEDDNSSISDPEEDWALETNNQTSS; from the exons GGTCACGGACTCCCTCCATTCCCAGGTGCGGAATATCAAGCCCATTCCGGGGACACCTCAGTACAAAGAGTAATG CTTTTTGCATCGGCCAGAGCAGCCGGCTGAGTGACCAGTATCGGGTCCGGGACCACATGCTGATCCACTACAATAAAATCCTCTCAGCTAAAG ctGCTGTTGATTGTTCTGTTCCAAAAAGTATGATGAAAAGCATAAAAT ACAGTGACCAGCAGAGACGGGAAAGGATGAAGAAGGAGGTAGACCGACTAGAGAGGACATCGTCACACTCGGCTTCTTCTTCTCGTCCTCACTCCAGGGATGGCATTGATTCTATGATACACAGGAAG GATCCCTACGAGCCACACTCTTCCCCCTTCAGACATTCACCATATTCAGACCCTGGACCCATTTACTCGCCTTGTTCCTTCATCTCCTCTCCAAGACACCTCAGGTCTCCTGCCCACACTGGCGAGCTGCATGGAAGGCACCCCCAGTTCTCTAGACTGCACTCTGACCTCAGCAACACCACTGCCTGGTCCAGTCCCTGCAAGTTCCAGGACAACCAAACAAAGACCTACAATGGGGATCTGCTGGAGAAACACTCCCATCATTTCAACAAGGAGCGCCCCTTCACACCCCGTACTTTGAAGACCCAGGCCAAGTCAACATTAGCCCAATCTCGCTATTACACCCCacccaggaggaagaggaggggggcagaggcagAGACCCAGACCGATCTCAGCAG TTTTCAGTGCACATCACAGACAATGGAGGGAGAATCCTCAGCAGTCAGAAATCAG gtAATAACCAATGAAGATCTGCTGCTGAGTGATGGAGATGAAGAGGGACCAGGAGAGCAATATTCTTTCTCCAG GTTATCTCCCTGTGATTTCAAGTCTCCTTCTCCCACACTGCGGAAGATTCACTCTGA AGAGGAAGAATTGGCGTACCTGAAATTTGTGGCAGATGTAACCAATGAAATCCTGACTCTCGGACTGTTTTCGGACAG GGTTCTAGATCAAGTGTTTCAACGACATCTAGAAGAAAACCGACATAGACTAGATGAG GGTAAAATGCAGCACTTGCTGGACATTCTTAGAGCAGATTTAGACTTTAAGGAAGAAAGCCCCTTAAAGTCATCTGAGAGCCACTCAAGCACCAGAGGATTCACCAGTTCCTCTTGGGATGAGGTTATAAATGGGAGCACCAATGAAGAGGCCTCCTCTTTTCTAATCACCGCCCAACGTGTGAAGTCTCTACCGTACATGGATGAAAAAGCTGGAAAGCTCCAACTACAAGTTGATGCCCTCACTGAGCTAGATCCAAGGGACactgagcaggagcatggagagagtGTCCCAATAAGTTCAGATGATCAACACAAAAATGACAGTGTCCAAATGGGTCATGATCGAGGTGACCTCGCCCCTCAGCTGTCACATGAGAACTTCCTCTCTTCTCTGGATGACACAGGTCTAGAAGACAACAAAGGGTCTACAGAGCATGAAGATGACCATCTGGAGATGTTGAAGGAACCCCCTGAGGACAATCTCCAGTTGGAGACCTCTGATAGCCATCAGAACTCAAAGGCCTTTCAGAGCTCCAGCAATATTTCTAAAAATACAGATGACTTTGAGACTCTTGAAGAACTGAAGAGTTTTGCTGATGTTGTCCAGGTCTCCAAGGAGGATGATAACTCCAGTATCTCGGATCCAGAAGAGGATTGGGCTCTAGAGACTAACAATCAGACTTCTAGCTAA
- the SPATA7 gene encoding spermatogenesis-associated protein 7 isoform X6, with protein MKKEVDRLERTSSHSASSSRPHSRDGIDSMIHRKDPYEPHSSPFRHSPYSDPGPIYSPCSFISSPRHLRSPAHTGELHGRHPQFSRLHSDLSNTTAWSSPCKFQDNQTKTYNGDLLEKHSHHFNKERPFTPRTLKTQAKSTLAQSRYYTPPRRKRRGAEAETQTDLSSFQCTSQTMEGESSAVRNQVITNEDLLLSDGDEEGPGEQYSFSRLSPCDFKSPSPTLRKIHSEEEELAYLKFVADVTNEILTLGLFSDRVLDQVFQRHLEENRHRLDEGKMQHLLDILRADLDFKEESPLKSSESHSSTRGFTSSSWDEVINGSTNEEASSFLITAQRVKSLPYMDEKAGKLQLQVDALTELDPRDTEQEHGESVPISSDDQHKNDSVQMGHDRGDLAPQLSHENFLSSLDDTGLEDNKGSTEHEDDHLEMLKEPPEDNLQLETSDSHQNSKAFQSSSNISKNTDDFETLEELKSFADVVQVSKEDDNSSISDPEEDWALETNNQTSS; from the exons ATGAAGAAGGAGGTAGACCGACTAGAGAGGACATCGTCACACTCGGCTTCTTCTTCTCGTCCTCACTCCAGGGATGGCATTGATTCTATGATACACAGGAAG GATCCCTACGAGCCACACTCTTCCCCCTTCAGACATTCACCATATTCAGACCCTGGACCCATTTACTCGCCTTGTTCCTTCATCTCCTCTCCAAGACACCTCAGGTCTCCTGCCCACACTGGCGAGCTGCATGGAAGGCACCCCCAGTTCTCTAGACTGCACTCTGACCTCAGCAACACCACTGCCTGGTCCAGTCCCTGCAAGTTCCAGGACAACCAAACAAAGACCTACAATGGGGATCTGCTGGAGAAACACTCCCATCATTTCAACAAGGAGCGCCCCTTCACACCCCGTACTTTGAAGACCCAGGCCAAGTCAACATTAGCCCAATCTCGCTATTACACCCCacccaggaggaagaggaggggggcagaggcagAGACCCAGACCGATCTCAGCAG TTTTCAGTGCACATCACAGACAATGGAGGGAGAATCCTCAGCAGTCAGAAATCAG gtAATAACCAATGAAGATCTGCTGCTGAGTGATGGAGATGAAGAGGGACCAGGAGAGCAATATTCTTTCTCCAG GTTATCTCCCTGTGATTTCAAGTCTCCTTCTCCCACACTGCGGAAGATTCACTCTGA AGAGGAAGAATTGGCGTACCTGAAATTTGTGGCAGATGTAACCAATGAAATCCTGACTCTCGGACTGTTTTCGGACAG GGTTCTAGATCAAGTGTTTCAACGACATCTAGAAGAAAACCGACATAGACTAGATGAG GGTAAAATGCAGCACTTGCTGGACATTCTTAGAGCAGATTTAGACTTTAAGGAAGAAAGCCCCTTAAAGTCATCTGAGAGCCACTCAAGCACCAGAGGATTCACCAGTTCCTCTTGGGATGAGGTTATAAATGGGAGCACCAATGAAGAGGCCTCCTCTTTTCTAATCACCGCCCAACGTGTGAAGTCTCTACCGTACATGGATGAAAAAGCTGGAAAGCTCCAACTACAAGTTGATGCCCTCACTGAGCTAGATCCAAGGGACactgagcaggagcatggagagagtGTCCCAATAAGTTCAGATGATCAACACAAAAATGACAGTGTCCAAATGGGTCATGATCGAGGTGACCTCGCCCCTCAGCTGTCACATGAGAACTTCCTCTCTTCTCTGGATGACACAGGTCTAGAAGACAACAAAGGGTCTACAGAGCATGAAGATGACCATCTGGAGATGTTGAAGGAACCCCCTGAGGACAATCTCCAGTTGGAGACCTCTGATAGCCATCAGAACTCAAAGGCCTTTCAGAGCTCCAGCAATATTTCTAAAAATACAGATGACTTTGAGACTCTTGAAGAACTGAAGAGTTTTGCTGATGTTGTCCAGGTCTCCAAGGAGGATGATAACTCCAGTATCTCGGATCCAGAAGAGGATTGGGCTCTAGAGACTAACAATCAGACTTCTAGCTAA